One window of Methylococcus sp. EFPC2 genomic DNA carries:
- a CDS encoding AI-2E family transporter gives MTEPSNGLHRALIESAGILVLVGLIGVACFKVAVPFLVPFVWAVIITLSTWGLYLKLVSTLKGRRKIAALIMALLILLVFALPVSLAINSVLDWLPSLPELTGKISALRLGEPPAWLIKLPLVGERIENAWREGNLRNAIDPARVRPMLLTAAGWLIKEGANMAMAVVYLILATIMAGFLYVHGENAGQAAERFTLRIGGASGLGALHVAAHTMQGVFLGIIGTALLQAILSAIGFALAGVPGAAVLGLICFMTAVMQIGTGLIWIPTAIWLFHIDSQGWAAFTVVWGIFINTIDNFIKPYFISKTSGELPILLIFVGVIGGFLAWGFLGIFLGATLLAVAYTVFGDWLSSPDKTDSP, from the coding sequence ATGACCGAACCGTCGAACGGCTTACACAGGGCACTCATCGAGAGTGCGGGTATTCTGGTGCTGGTCGGACTGATAGGCGTGGCCTGCTTCAAGGTCGCCGTGCCTTTCTTGGTACCGTTCGTCTGGGCCGTGATCATCACCCTTTCCACCTGGGGTTTGTATCTCAAGCTAGTGAGTACACTGAAGGGGCGGCGCAAGATCGCCGCACTCATCATGGCCTTGCTGATACTGCTCGTGTTCGCCCTCCCGGTCAGTCTGGCCATCAACTCCGTACTGGACTGGCTGCCGTCCCTCCCCGAATTGACCGGCAAAATTTCCGCGCTGCGTCTCGGCGAACCGCCCGCCTGGTTGATCAAACTTCCCCTGGTCGGGGAGCGGATCGAAAATGCCTGGCGCGAGGGTAATCTGAGGAACGCCATCGATCCGGCGAGGGTCAGGCCCATGCTGCTGACCGCCGCCGGCTGGCTGATCAAGGAAGGCGCAAACATGGCCATGGCGGTGGTGTACCTCATACTGGCCACGATCATGGCGGGATTTCTGTATGTGCACGGCGAAAATGCCGGACAGGCCGCGGAGCGTTTCACCCTGCGCATAGGCGGGGCCAGCGGCCTCGGGGCCTTGCATGTGGCCGCGCACACAATGCAGGGCGTTTTCCTGGGGATCATCGGCACCGCGCTGTTGCAGGCGATATTGTCGGCTATCGGTTTTGCCCTGGCCGGCGTCCCGGGTGCGGCCGTGCTCGGTTTGATCTGCTTCATGACGGCCGTCATGCAGATCGGCACCGGCCTGATCTGGATACCCACGGCGATCTGGCTGTTTCACATCGATAGCCAAGGTTGGGCGGCGTTCACCGTGGTCTGGGGCATTTTCATCAACACCATCGACAATTTCATCAAGCCGTATTTCATCAGCAAAACCAGCGGCGAGCTCCCCATATTGCTCATTTTTGTCGGTGTCATCGGGGGGTTTCTGGCCTGGGGATTCCTGGGCATCTTCCTGGGCGCCACCCTGCTGGC